One window of the Sebastes umbrosus isolate fSebUmb1 chromosome 1, fSebUmb1.pri, whole genome shotgun sequence genome contains the following:
- the pcif1 gene encoding mRNA (2'-O-methyladenosine-N(6)-)-methyltransferase, producing the protein MSNDSQGPVKGEATMMPSPSGSASSQGPPLSPSTTSKPPELPDELVQAGWSKCWSRRENRPYYFNRFTNQSLWEVPVLGQHDVISDPLGLNAAPAEGGESNLGNGQRKRRSSEEQGAGPNSIKRVKGEPTTPISPSTPGVKPWNSAPEDKQAQPATPTTPSPAPAPYRPAVIYWDLDTQTNAVIREHPPANHLPPHPEIELQRAQLVTKLRQHYHELCHQREGIDPPRESFNRWLLERKVIDKGHDPLLPSDCDPVISPSMFREVMNDIPIRLSRIKYKEEARKLLFKYAEAAKKMIDSRNASPESRKVVKWNAEDTMSWLRRDHSASKEDYMDRLEHLRQQCGPHVTAVAKDSVEGICSKIYQLSAEYSRRMRQTHLSLLQDPPTEACASPQQSRLVYCYPVRLAIPSPPLPRVELHFENDVACLRFRGEMVKVNRGHFSKLELLYRYSCIDDPRFERFLSRVWCLLKRYQVMFGSGANEGTGLQGALPVSVFEALIRQFGVSFECFASPLNCYFKQFGSAFPDTDGFFGSRGPFLSFCPVSGSFEANPPFCEELMEAMVTHFEALLEKSSEPLSFIVFVPEWRDPVTPALTRMEGSRFLRHQLSVSAYEHEYRSGSQHLCKRDEMYYRAVHGTAVIFLQNDAGFAKWGPTPERLAELSAAYRPSPARPASLSSPGPAPIAPIAPIAPGDKDSAPKAAERTQSAVTSPGGHDDNNNTNNNTNNNNNNNSSSSSSSSSSSSSPHDKTAAV; encoded by the exons TGAACTGGTCCAGGCTGGATGGTCTAAGTGCTGGTCTCGGAGGGAGAACCGACCGTATTATTTCAACAGATTCACCAACCAGAGCCTGTGGGAGGTCCCAGTTCTGGGTCAGCATGATGTCATC TCTGATCCATTAGGTCTGAATGCAGCCCCAGCAGAGGGTGGAGAGAGTAACCTAGGTAACggtcagaggaagaggaggagctctGAGGAGCAGGGGGCGGGGCCCAACAGCATCAAACGagtcaag GGTGAGCCCACCACGCCCATCTCTCCCAGCACCCCTGGGGTCAAACCCTGGAACTCTGCCCCTGAGGACAAACAGGCCCAACCAGCCACGCCCACAACCCCAAGCCCCGCCCCTGCTCCATACAGACCAGCAGT taTCTACTGGGACCTGGACACCCAGACCAATGCTGTGATCAGAGAGCATCCCCCCGCCAACCACCTGCCCCCCCACCCTGAGATCGAGCTGCAGAGAGCTCAGCTGGTCACCAAACTTAGGCAACACTACCACGAACTGTGCCACCAGAGAGAAG GTATTGATCCGCCCCGGGAGTCGTTCAACCGTTGGCTACTGGAGAGGAAAGTAATCGACAAAGGTCACGACCCCTTACTGCCGAGTGACTGCGACCCCGTCATCTCCCCGTCCATGTTCAGAGAGGTCATGAACGACATTCCCATCAG GTTGTCGCGTATCAAGTACAAAGAGGAGGCCCGGAAGCTGCTGTTTAAATACGCTGAAGCTGCCAAGAAGATGATTGACTCCAG GAATGCGAGTCCAGAGAGCAGGAAGGTGGTGAAGTGGAACGCTGAAGACACCATGAGCTGGCTGCGCCGAGATCACTCCGCCAGCAAGGAGGACTACATG gacCGTCTGGAGCACCTGAGACAGCAGTGTGGTCCTCACGTCACCGCTGTCGCCAAAGACTCTGTGGAGGGAATCTGCTCCAAGATCTACCAGCTGTCTGCAGAGTACAGCCGCCGGATGAGACAGACACACCTGAGTCTGCTGCAGGACCCCcccacag aggcGTGTGCGTCCCCCCAGCAGTCCCGGTTGGTCTACTGTTACCCTGTGCGTCTGGCGATCCCCTCGCCGCCCCTCCCTCGAGTCGAGCTGCACTTTGAGAATGACGTGGCATGTCTACGCTTCAGAGGAGAGATGGTCAAAGTCAACAGAGGTCACTTCAGCAAACTG GAGTTGTTGTACAGGTACAGCTGTATAGACGATCCTCGCTTTGAGAGGTTCCTGTCCAGAGTCTGGTGCCTCCTCAAGAGATACCAG gtgaTGTTTGGCAGCGGAGCTAACGAGGGGACGGGTCTGCAGGGGGCGCTGCCGGTGTCTGTGTTCGAGGCGTTGATCCGACAGTTTGGAGTTTCCTTCGAGTGTTTCGCCTCGCCGCTCAACTGCTACTTCAAACAGTTCGGCTCTGCCTTCCCCGACACCGACGGCTTCTTCGGATCCAGAGG gccGTTCCTGTCTTTCTGTCCAGTCAGCGGCTCGTTTGAAGCCAACCCTCCGTTCTGTGAAGAGCTGATGGAGGCCATGGTGACACACTTTGAG GCGCTGTTGGAAAAGTCCTCTGAGCCTCTGTCTTTCATCGTCTTCGTCCCTGAGTGGCGTGACCCTGTGACTCCGGCTCTGACCCGCATGGAGGGAAGTCGATTCCTCCGTCACCAGCTGAGCGTCTCGGCCTACGAACACGAGTATCGCTCCGGGAGTCAGCACCTCTGCAAGAG AGATGAGATGTACTACCGGGCGGTACACGGTACTGCAGTAATCTTCCTTCAGAACGACGCTGGTTTTGCGAAGTGGGGGCCGACTCCAGAACGTCTGGCCGAGCTAAGTGCAGCATACCGCCCATCCCCCGCCCGACCTGCCTCCCTGTCCTCTCCTGGCCCCGCCCCTATTGCTCCTATTGCCCCTATTGCCCCTGGAGACAAAGACTCTGCCCCCAAGGCCGCTGAAAGGACGCAGAGTGCCGTGACGTCACCTGGTGGCCATGACGataacaacaacaccaacaacaacaccaacaacaacaacaacaacaacagtagtagtagtagtagtagcagtagtagcagcagcagtcctcATGACAAGACGGCCGCCGTGTAA